The nucleotide window CTTGCAAACGGGCGATCGTCGCTTGTTGTGCTTTCGTTTCTCCAATTAACTGTGCTTGCAAACGGGCGATCGTCGCTTGTTGGGTTTTTCTTTCCCCCATTAACTGTGCTTGCAAACGGGCGATCGTCGCTCTCTGGGTAGCTACTTCGCCGCTCAGTTGTGCTTCCAAGCGATCGATCTCTGCCTTTTGAGCATTAATTTCCCCTACTTTCGCCCCTGCTCTTACTTTCGCTAAATTAGCTTGAGCGACTTGCACTTGTTTTTTTGCTTGCTCTAATATAGCCATTTTCTGGCCGTAATTATCCAAAATAGCGACTAATTGCCCTTGTTCTACCCGGTCTCCCTGTTTCACTTCTAGCTTGGATAGTAGTGACCCTTCAAATGAACTGGAAGAGGATAATTTGATGATTTCTCCTTGGGGTTCTAAGCGCCCTAAAGCCGTAACTATCTCCTTCGTCGGTGTATTCACTACCGGTGGTAGTACTTGTTGTTTAGGCTTAAACCGTTCTGAGATCTCGGAGAATTGGTATATTCCAATACCAGCCACTGCGAGAGAACCAGCAACCAACAGAACGATCGTCCATCGACCTACAGGTTTAAAAGATAACCAATCCTTTAAAGGTGAATCTCGCCCCATGACCGATTCCCATAATAATTTATTGCTTTGTAGTTAAACATTTAGTAGTTAGCGCTTTCAGAGAAATTACGATAATTTTTTTATGAAGCCAAAGGCTGATTCCATTTAAAGATACTATGTTCAAAGCCAATTCCTCTTCATCCAGTCAGGTGAAAAGGGGTAACTCAGATCTCGCAGCTGGCATAAAAACTGGGTTTCTTGCCAACAGCTAAACTTGAAAGTCTATATTTTTCTTAGTACCCAGGCTCAGCCTGGGTACTAGAGATCGCGAGGGAGGCTAGAGCCTACCTTAACAAGCGTGCCATTCCGCTATCAGAATGTAGCGATCGCAAAAGAAATCGGTATAAATTCTTCTAGACGTAATCGAATAAAACGGTTGTCATATAACGATCTGCCCATTCTGGGCCAAAAGCTTTTTCCAGTACCCGACGAGTTTTGTCATTTTTTTGTTGCTTGGTACAGTAATAGCGTTGACCGGCTAACACTTGTTCTCGTCGTTCATCTGATAGGGGTGATGCTGCGAGAGCTTGCTGACAGTGAATTTCTAAAAATGACTTGACGCGAGACAAAAATTGAGCTTCTTCTTCTGCACTGGTAGGACGAATAAATAAACAAAATTGAGAGAAAATATCACCCCATTCCGGTAGTTCTCGGACTTGGGCGAAATCCACAGTTGGTAAAGCAGATAAAGCGTTGTGATATTCCTCTGGTAAAGTAAGGTCGGGGTTAGTCGAAGACAGATCTGCGATCGCCGCGCTAATTTGTCCCCTTCCCCCTACCAAATCAGTACCGAACATCGGTAAAGCGAACTCCGGGCGGGGAAACATCACGCAGTGCAGAATATCCAAATTATTGCCAACCTTCGCCAATTCCAAGTGCATTTTGCGAAATTGAGGCGTTTGATAGCAACGGTTTTCAATTATTAGCTTTTCT belongs to Leptolyngbyaceae cyanobacterium and includes:
- a CDS encoding phycocyanobilin:ferredoxin oxidoreductase, whose translation is MIETAKLSLREEQHPLIRQLADCIESTWQNYLQLEPYDLPPELGYVEGRLEGEKLIIENRCYQTPQFRKMHLELAKVGNNLDILHCVMFPRPEFALPMFGTDLVGGRGQISAAIADLSSTNPDLTLPEEYHNALSALPTVDFAQVRELPEWGDIFSQFCLFIRPTSAEEEAQFLSRVKSFLEIHCQQALAASPLSDERREQVLAGQRYYCTKQQKNDKTRRVLEKAFGPEWADRYMTTVLFDYV